The genomic region GGTCGAGGTGTCGCACGACCTGCTGTCGGTGACCGGCGACCTGTCGCATGTCCGCAAGGTCTACTCCCACCCCCAGGCGCTGGCGCAATGCCGCGACTGGCTCGAGCGCAACCTGCGCGCCGTCCCCGTCTTCGATGTCGAGAGCACCGCGCGCGCGGCCGAGCTGGCCAAGGACGACCCGGCGGCGGCGGCGATCGCGAGCGAGGCGGCGGCCAAGATCTACGGGCTCAAGACCATCCGGAAGCGGGTGCAGGACAACACCAACAATTTCACCCGCTTCATCATCATCGGGAAGATCGCGCCGAAGCGCACCGGCCACGACAAGACGTCGATCCTGTTCTCGTCGAAGGACGAGGCGGGGGCGCTCTACCTGATGCTCGAGCCGTTCTACAAGAACAAGATCAATCTGGCCAAGATCGAGTCCCGGCCGGTCAAGAAGAAGGCGTGGGAATACCTGTTCTTCCTCGACATGGAAGGGCACATCACCGACGCCCCGATCGCCGCCGCGGTCGACGCGCTCAAGATGCGCGCGCAGTACATCAAGATCCTGGGCTCTTATCCCAGGGTCGTCTGAAACCACCGCACGCACAGAATATCCTGGGGAGATTGCTCGCATGATCATCGTACTGAAGAAGGGCGCGACCGAAGCCGAAGTCGATCGGATCGAGGAGCGGATCAAGGCGGACGGCCTCTCGGCGCACATCTCGAAGGGCGTCGAGCGCACCATCATCGGCGTGGTCGGCGACGAGCGCAAGCTCGATCCCGAGACGTTCGAGGGGCTCGACTGCGTCGAAAAGGTGATGCGGGTCCTGTCCCCCTACAAGCTGGTCAGCCGCGATTTCCAGAAGGAAGACACCGTCGTCGAGGTGATGGGCAAGAAGATCGGGGGCGGCAGCATCGCCCTGTTCGCGGGCCCCTGCTCCGTCGAAGGCAAAGAGATGATGGTCGAGATCGGGAAGCGGGTCGCGGCCGCGGGCGCGACCTTCCTCCGGGGAGGGGCGTACAAGCCGCGCACTTCCCCATATGCTTTCCAGGGGATGGGCGAGGACGGCCTGAAATGCCTGGCCGAAGCACGCGAGGCCACTGGGCTTCCGGTCGCGACCGAGCTGATGGATCCGCGCGACATCGAAGTCGTCGCGAAATACGCCGATCTCATCCAGATCGGTGCCCGCAACATGCAGAATTTCCGGCTGCTCACCGAGGTGGGCAAGCTCGACAAGCCGATCATCCTCAAGCGCGGCATCAGCGCCACGATCATCGAGTGGCTCATGTCGGCCGAGTACATCGCTTCCGAGGGCAACACGCGGATCATCCTTTGCGAACGCGGCATCCGCACCTACGAGCCCGCTACCAGAAACACTTTCGACGTCTCCGCGATCCCCGTGCTCAAGGCGCTCACGCACCTGCCGGTGATCGCCGACCCGAGCCACGCGGCAGGGAAGGCGTCGCTGGTCGAGCCGCTCGCGGCCGCCGCGATCGCCGCGGGCGCCGACGGACTCATGATCGAGGTGCACGACCATCCCGAGAAGGCGCTCTCCGACGGCCCGCAGTCGCTCCGGCCCGACACCTTCGACGCGGTCGTCCGCCGCCTCAAGCGCGTCGCCGAAGCGGTCGACCGCAGACTCGGCACCGCGTGAAGCGATTGCGTCTCGGCATCGTCGGGCTCGGGCTGATCGGCGGATCGCTCGCCCGCGCCCTGAAAGGGAAGCGGGGCGCCCCCGAGGTTTGGGGGTTCGACAAGCGCAGGGAGTCCGTCCGGATGGCGCTCGAATGCGGCGCCATCGCGAAGGGGGCGACCGAGCGCGAGATCGCCGGCTGCGATGTCGTCGTGGTCTGCGTGCCGGTGCGCGTCTCGGTCGGCGTGATCGAACGGATCGGGCGCCGGATGCGCGCAGGGTCGATCCTGACCGACGCCGGGAGCGTCAAGGCCGAAGTCGTGGCCAAGGGGCGCGCCGCGGTGGCGGAGGGCGTCTCGTTCGTCGGGGGGCATCCGATCGCGGGCACCGAAAATTCCGGTTTCCCCGCGGCAGACCCCGCGCTTTTCAAGGGGCGCACAGCCATCGTCACGCCGTGCGACGGCGACGATGCCGTGGCCGTCGGAATCGTCGAAAAAATCTGGAGACTGGCCGGCGCGCGCGTGCTGCGGATGGACCCCGTGACGCACGATCATGTCTTCGCCTACGTGTCGCACCTGCCGCACGTCGTGGCCTACGCGCTGGTCCACGCGGTGGGAACACTCGACACCAAGGTTCCCCTCGGCTACGCGGCGGGCGGCTTCCGGGATTTCACCCGCATCGCTTCGAGCAATCCGGCCATGTGGAAGGACATCGTCCTCCAGAACCGGCCCGAGATGCTCAGGGCGCTCGCGCACTATCGCAAGAACCTGGCCCTGATCGAAGGGCTGATCCGGCAGGGGGACGAGGCGGAAATTCTCGCCTACTTCGGCCGGGCCAAGAAGATTCGGGACGGGATCTGACGCCATGAGCCAAACGAAAAAGATCGACGGCGCGGTCGAGGTGCCGGGAGACAAGTCGATCAGCCACCGGGCGGTGATGTTCGCCGGGATGGCCGACGGGCAGAGCCGCATCCGCGGCTTCCTCCACGCCGAGGACACGCTCCGCACGGCCTCGATGA from Candidatus Deferrimicrobiaceae bacterium harbors:
- the pheA gene encoding prephenate dehydratase — protein: MTEARLSELRHEIDSIDDQLLALLNRRAAAALEVGSIKSREKLQFYVPERETEILRRLISINPGPFPNDALKAIYREIISASLALEKPLSVAFLGPRATFTHLACLKHFGESAVFDPQLNVSEVFEAVERGVSDFGVVPIENSSEGIVTHTHDMFVDHNLLICGEIMVEVSHDLLSVTGDLSHVRKVYSHPQALAQCRDWLERNLRAVPVFDVESTARAAELAKDDPAAAAIASEAAAKIYGLKTIRKRVQDNTNNFTRFIIIGKIAPKRTGHDKTSILFSSKDEAGALYLMLEPFYKNKINLAKIESRPVKKKAWEYLFFLDMEGHITDAPIAAAVDALKMRAQYIKILGSYPRVV
- the aroF gene encoding 3-deoxy-7-phosphoheptulonate synthase, with the protein product MIIVLKKGATEAEVDRIEERIKADGLSAHISKGVERTIIGVVGDERKLDPETFEGLDCVEKVMRVLSPYKLVSRDFQKEDTVVEVMGKKIGGGSIALFAGPCSVEGKEMMVEIGKRVAAAGATFLRGGAYKPRTSPYAFQGMGEDGLKCLAEAREATGLPVATELMDPRDIEVVAKYADLIQIGARNMQNFRLLTEVGKLDKPIILKRGISATIIEWLMSAEYIASEGNTRIILCERGIRTYEPATRNTFDVSAIPVLKALTHLPVIADPSHAAGKASLVEPLAAAAIAAGADGLMIEVHDHPEKALSDGPQSLRPDTFDAVVRRLKRVAEAVDRRLGTA
- a CDS encoding prephenate dehydrogenase/arogenate dehydrogenase family protein; protein product: MKRLRLGIVGLGLIGGSLARALKGKRGAPEVWGFDKRRESVRMALECGAIAKGATEREIAGCDVVVVCVPVRVSVGVIERIGRRMRAGSILTDAGSVKAEVVAKGRAAVAEGVSFVGGHPIAGTENSGFPAADPALFKGRTAIVTPCDGDDAVAVGIVEKIWRLAGARVLRMDPVTHDHVFAYVSHLPHVVAYALVHAVGTLDTKVPLGYAAGGFRDFTRIASSNPAMWKDIVLQNRPEMLRALAHYRKNLALIEGLIRQGDEAEILAYFGRAKKIRDGI